The bacterium DNA segment CACGAGTTAAAGCGCCGATTTTTCAGGTAACCATCCGATTCCTTCACGTAACTCAAATCCTGAATCCGGTTAATGTCGACAATCACAGGTGGTGAGGCTAGACGCAACTTCATCATCGGTATTAAGCTCTGACCTCCCGAAAGAATTTTTGCATCTTCTCCATGCTTTTGGAGTAAAGCGATCGCTTCTTGAAGTGTTGTGGGACGAAAATATTCAAAAGAAGCCGGAATCATTGGATCCTCCTTCTTCAGCTGATGGGGTTATTTTCAGGCCGATTTTCGCAGGTGCGAAATTTCACTTTAGACTGACACGTAAAGCGTTGTCAACTTGGCCTTAGTGGAGCAGCGCGGGCATCTCTGCCCGCGACGCCTATTGGGGTGAAAAGCTTTATGATTTACGCAAAATAATATCTCCGTTGATCGTGCGAATTCGAACGCGGTGAGTGCCTGCTCCGACTTTGCCCGATCCATAAATATATTTTCGCGGGGATCCATCTTCATAATCCCACTCTTCCGTCTCTTCGGTCTTCAATGGAAAATCGCTCTTAATGGAATATCTGCCTGATCTGTTTTTCGTATACGCAAGCTCGAGATCTAGAATCATTGGAAGATTTGAGGGGACAGTTAGCTCAATATCACCACTCATAGAAAGTAACTCCACATCGCGGTTTCCTTTGGAAGGATCACCGGTCATCGTCACTTTTACGTTTCCTCCCATGGTTTCGGCGCGCACCCATCCGTCAATCGAATCGATTCTGACATCGCCTCCCATTGTTTTTGCCGACACGTGATCTTTGGCCGAACCAACATGAATATCACCGCCCATGGTATTCAGTTTCGCGCCTGAAGGCGCTTCATCCACATTTAATTCTCCACCCATCGTTGAAATGTTCACTTCACCGGATGGTTTACCATCAGCTCCTGCTCTCTTGTGAATGACTTTTCCACCCATGGAGGAACCTTTCACATTTCCTGTCACTGCTTCAATCAAAACCTGACCACCCATGGTGCTTACTTCACCATCCAGATGGGATTGCGTAAGGCTGATGCCTCCTCCCATTGTGCTCAAAGAGATTCTTCCCTTTAAGCCGGAAAGATTCAGTGCGCCTCCCATCGTGCTTCCTTCGAATTCACCTTC contains these protein-coding regions:
- a CDS encoding FAD binding domain-containing protein is translated as MIPASFEYFRPTTLQEAIALLQKHGEDAKILSGGQSLIPMMKLRLASPPVIVDINRIQDLSYVKESDGYLKNRRFNS
- a CDS encoding DUF4097 domain-containing protein, giving the protein MRLELSFAFILCFTAFAFAAEVHQEFQVDPGKKLNLDLKTGGKIRIEGWDKAVVSVNGFVKGRDRDNTEVQIEQTPGGIDVRTRFRGGYDHYDASGEFDIRVPYRFDVEIESMGGGVTIHNVEGEFEGSTMGGALNLSGLKGRISLSTMGGGISLTQSHLDGEVSTMGGQVLIEAVTGNVKGSSMGGKVIHKRAGADGKPSGEVNISTMGGELNVDEAPSGAKLNTMGGDIHVGSAKDHVSAKTMGGDVRIDSIDGWVRAETMGGNVKVTMTGDPSKGNRDVELLSMSGDIELTVPSNLPMILDLELAYTKNRSGRYSIKSDFPLKTEETEEWDYEDGSPRKYIYGSGKVGAGTHRVRIRTINGDIILRKS